A region from the Muribaculum gordoncarteri genome encodes:
- a CDS encoding TonB-dependent receptor plug domain-containing protein: protein MRNQLLSIVLSASSLVTFAGSLNDTIPLHEVQFIQPGKTNIELIPLNSMRITAEQINRSTETSLLPVLVNKVPGLFVTERGMAGYGVSGGSAGTINIRGVGQGNKVLFMINGLPNWAGIYGHSLADTYTTTEVDHLEVVRGPSSLLYGSNAMGGSVNIITRDQDRNGFQGRARMMWGTHATQRYGISLGYRHNKFQATAGAQYDRSKNNRPGSNFWLANEVAQIRYNASKNWNAGANINLTQSLARNPGATNEPLLSMWTHFFRGTAALYANNVYDRLRGGVQMYYSWGQHWVDDGYAPDAEPSDYIFRLSDFNRGFTAYETLNPWTGSDLSLGFDYKQYGGHAWNDLDEGGREEIIDRKETEVAGYLMLQQQLCEMMSVNAGVRLEHNTQFGNEWVPQAGFILHPVLNNTVKFSFSKGYRAPNLRELYLYRPANPNLNPEYMYNYDVEIRQRLLDGHLDMGLSLFFIDGKDMIQTSMVDGRPLNGNTGSFINKGVEFDATYIINRQWNANANYSYLHTSKPLLAAPRNKFNAEVNYNPGQFEFTAEVQSIWGLYTNVTSGTKNDYTLLNLRAAYNVDIAGICDAKIFVKGDNLTNKHYEINEGFPMPGATVMAGFEVKF from the coding sequence ATGAGAAATCAATTATTGTCGATTGTGCTTTCGGCCTCAAGCCTTGTCACATTTGCCGGCTCGTTAAATGACACAATACCGCTGCATGAAGTCCAATTCATACAGCCCGGCAAAACAAATATCGAGCTTATTCCCCTGAACTCAATGCGCATAACAGCCGAACAGATAAACCGAAGCACCGAAACATCCCTGCTTCCGGTGCTTGTCAACAAAGTGCCCGGACTCTTCGTCACCGAGCGAGGCATGGCCGGATACGGAGTTTCAGGCGGCTCGGCCGGAACAATCAACATACGCGGTGTGGGACAAGGCAACAAAGTGCTGTTTATGATCAACGGCCTACCCAACTGGGCGGGAATATACGGACACTCGCTCGCCGACACATACACAACCACCGAAGTTGACCATCTGGAGGTGGTGCGCGGCCCGTCATCGCTGCTCTACGGCTCAAATGCAATGGGCGGCTCGGTCAACATCATAACCCGCGACCAGGATCGAAACGGATTTCAAGGAAGAGCCCGCATGATGTGGGGCACTCACGCAACACAACGTTACGGCATAAGCCTCGGTTACCGTCACAATAAATTCCAGGCTACAGCCGGAGCTCAATACGACCGCTCCAAAAACAATCGCCCCGGAAGCAACTTCTGGCTTGCCAACGAGGTGGCCCAGATACGCTACAATGCATCCAAGAACTGGAACGCAGGAGCCAACATCAACCTCACGCAAAGTTTAGCCCGAAATCCGGGTGCAACCAACGAACCGCTGCTGTCGATGTGGACTCACTTCTTCCGTGGCACAGCCGCGTTATATGCCAACAATGTGTATGACCGGTTGAGAGGCGGTGTTCAGATGTACTACAGCTGGGGACAACATTGGGTCGATGACGGATATGCTCCCGATGCCGAACCGTCGGACTACATTTTCCGACTATCCGACTTCAACCGCGGATTTACCGCTTACGAAACATTGAACCCGTGGACCGGCAGCGACCTAAGCCTCGGATTTGACTACAAGCAATACGGAGGCCACGCCTGGAACGACCTTGATGAAGGAGGCCGGGAAGAGATAATCGACCGCAAGGAAACCGAAGTAGCAGGCTACCTGATGCTCCAGCAGCAACTGTGTGAAATGATGTCGGTAAACGCCGGAGTACGACTCGAGCATAACACTCAATTCGGTAACGAATGGGTACCTCAGGCCGGATTCATATTGCATCCCGTGCTCAACAACACCGTGAAGTTCTCGTTCAGCAAAGGATATAGGGCTCCAAACCTTCGCGAGCTCTACCTCTACCGTCCGGCCAATCCCAACCTCAACCCCGAATACATGTATAACTACGATGTCGAAATACGCCAGCGACTGCTTGACGGACATCTCGACATGGGGCTGTCGCTATTCTTCATCGATGGAAAAGACATGATACAAACATCGATGGTCGACGGCCGTCCGCTCAACGGCAACACCGGATCGTTCATCAACAAAGGCGTGGAATTTGACGCTACATATATAATCAACCGTCAATGGAACGCCAACGCCAACTACAGTTATCTGCATACATCAAAACCCCTGCTGGCCGCTCCCCGCAACAAGTTCAACGCGGAGGTCAACTACAATCCGGGGCAATTTGAGTTCACCGCCGAAGTACAGTCGATATGGGGGCTGTACACCAATGTCACCTCAGGCACCAAAAACGATTACACTCTGCTTAATCTACGTGCAGCCTATAATGTCGACATTGCCGGAATATGCGATGCCAAGATATTCGTAAAAGGCGACAACCTCACCAACAAGCACTATGAAATAAACGAAGGTTTCCCCATGCCCGGCGCAACCGTAATGGCCGGATTTGAAGTGAAATTCTAA